A region of Bacillus cabrialesii DNA encodes the following proteins:
- a CDS encoding PepSY domain-containing protein has protein sequence MLKKRWMVGLLAGCVAAGGFSYNAFAKENNEHTQTASSKTSALTEQEAESIAKTVVDGTVEDIDRDIYNGKEAYEVEIEKDGEDYDVYVDINTRQALNDPLQEKAEQVAITKEEAEEIALKQTNGTVTESKLDEDDGTYIYEIEIQTKQGDEAEFDISAKDGRIIKQEIDD, from the coding sequence ATGCTCAAGAAAAGATGGATGGTTGGCCTTTTAGCAGGATGTGTAGCAGCCGGCGGATTCAGCTACAACGCGTTTGCGAAAGAAAACAATGAACACACACAAACTGCTTCTTCAAAGACTTCTGCACTCACTGAACAGGAAGCAGAATCGATTGCTAAAACGGTTGTTGACGGTACAGTGGAAGACATCGACAGAGACATTTACAACGGCAAAGAAGCCTATGAAGTGGAGATCGAAAAAGACGGTGAAGACTACGATGTTTATGTAGATATTAATACTAGACAAGCGCTCAATGACCCGTTACAAGAGAAAGCGGAACAAGTCGCCATCACAAAAGAAGAAGCTGAAGAAATTGCTTTAAAGCAAACAAATGGAACAGTAACAGAAAGCAAGCTTGACGAAGACGACGGTACTTACATCTATGAAATTGAAATCCAAACGAAACAAGGAGATGAGGCGGAATTTGACATTTCCGCAAAGGATGGACGTATCATCAAGCAGGAGATAGACGACTGA
- a CDS encoding transcriptional regulator SplA domain-containing protein translates to MEKKEEQYINQAEFVPHPTKEGEYALFLHETYHLLSEDDETQTTE, encoded by the coding sequence ATGGAAAAGAAAGAGGAGCAATACATCAATCAGGCTGAATTTGTCCCTCATCCGACGAAGGAAGGAGAGTATGCCTTATTTCTTCACGAAACATATCATTTGCTCTCTGAAGATGATGAGACGCAAACAACAGAATAA
- the mgtE gene encoding magnesium transporter: MVQNMTYDELILRIIILLRDGKIRDFRSVIDELQPYDMAFIFKEMPEKHRARYLSYLTVDDITDMIGELEREFQLAVLNKVGKTRATLAMNKMDNDDLAQLLEEMDEELKEQLLSSMEASESKAVQLLMNYPADSAGRMMTNRFVWIPQHYTVKDAVVKLKSFAEIAESINYLYVINENKQLVGVLSYRDLILGEPEEKVQDLMFTRVISAGALQDQEEVARLIERYDFLAIPVVEENNVLVGIVTVDDIIDVVIREADEDYEKFAASGKDITFDTKAYVAAYRRLPWLILLLFIGLISGSIISYFEDALQQVVALAFFMPMVSGMTGNTGTQSLAVVIRGLSKEEMNKKTIVRLILREFRTSIYIGAVCSVLIAIIAILWQGNALLGFVVSSSLLFTLIIGTMSGTIIPIILHKLKVDPAIASGPLITTLNDILSLLIYFGIATAFIHSL; the protein is encoded by the coding sequence ATGGTTCAAAACATGACCTATGACGAACTCATTTTACGCATTATTATTTTATTGCGAGACGGGAAAATCAGGGATTTCAGAAGCGTTATTGATGAGCTACAGCCCTATGATATGGCGTTTATTTTTAAAGAAATGCCGGAAAAACACCGCGCCCGCTATTTATCTTATTTAACTGTAGATGATATCACTGATATGATCGGGGAGCTGGAACGCGAATTTCAGCTTGCCGTCTTAAATAAAGTCGGAAAAACCAGAGCAACACTAGCGATGAACAAAATGGACAACGATGACCTTGCTCAATTGCTTGAAGAAATGGACGAAGAACTGAAAGAACAGCTTTTGTCCAGCATGGAAGCGTCAGAGTCAAAAGCTGTACAGCTTTTGATGAATTATCCGGCTGACTCAGCGGGACGCATGATGACAAACCGGTTTGTATGGATTCCTCAGCATTATACGGTCAAAGACGCGGTCGTCAAACTGAAAAGCTTTGCTGAAATAGCTGAATCGATCAACTACTTATATGTGATCAATGAAAACAAACAGCTGGTGGGCGTACTTTCCTACCGTGATTTGATTCTAGGCGAACCTGAAGAAAAGGTGCAGGATTTAATGTTTACCCGCGTCATTTCAGCAGGCGCCCTTCAGGATCAGGAAGAAGTTGCCCGCCTGATTGAACGTTATGATTTCTTGGCGATTCCAGTTGTGGAAGAAAACAACGTGCTTGTCGGCATTGTAACGGTCGATGATATTATTGACGTGGTTATTCGGGAAGCTGATGAGGATTACGAAAAATTTGCCGCTTCCGGTAAAGACATCACTTTTGACACAAAGGCTTACGTGGCGGCGTACCGGCGCCTGCCATGGCTGATTTTACTCTTGTTTATCGGACTGATTTCAGGAAGCATTATCAGTTATTTTGAAGATGCGCTTCAGCAGGTCGTCGCGCTGGCGTTTTTTATGCCGATGGTGTCAGGAATGACAGGAAATACGGGAACACAATCCCTCGCGGTTGTCATCCGAGGTTTGTCTAAAGAAGAAATGAACAAAAAAACGATTGTGCGCCTGATCCTTCGGGAGTTCAGAACAAGTATTTATATCGGAGCGGTTTGTTCTGTTCTGATTGCGATTATCGCCATTTTATGGCAGGGGAACGCGCTTTTAGGATTTGTTGTCTCCTCTTCATTGCTTTTTACGTTAATTATCGGCACGATGTCAGGAACGATTATTCCTATTATTTTGCACAAGCTGAAAGTAGACCCGGCGATCGCTTCAGGACCGCTGATTACAACGCTAAACGATATTTTGTCTTTATTAATTTATTTCGGCATCGCCACTGCATTCATACACTCATTATAA
- the tnrA gene encoding MerR family transcriptional regulator TnrA, producing MTTEDHSYKDKKVISIGIVSELTGLSVRQIRYYEERKLIYPQRSSRGTRKYSFADVERLMDIANKREDGVQTAEILKDMRKKEQMVKNDPQVRKKMLEGQLNAHFRYKNR from the coding sequence ATGACCACAGAAGATCATTCTTATAAAGACAAAAAAGTGATTTCAATCGGGATTGTGAGTGAATTGACAGGATTGTCCGTAAGACAGATCAGGTACTACGAGGAACGGAAGCTCATTTATCCGCAGCGTTCTTCAAGGGGAACGAGAAAATATTCTTTTGCCGATGTGGAGCGGCTGATGGATATTGCCAATAAGCGTGAAGACGGTGTACAGACGGCAGAGATTTTAAAGGATATGCGCAAAAAAGAACAGATGGTGAAAAACGATCCGCAAGTGCGGAAAAAAATGCTGGAGGGGCAGCTTAATGCTCACTTTCGGTACAAAAACCGGTAA
- a CDS encoding stress protein — MSNLLKSALEKERSHYSEKLFQIGVYNKEVMNKMTISELRKEYAYFFRSIANHKKYPYTR; from the coding sequence ATGAGTAATTTATTGAAATCCGCTTTAGAAAAAGAGCGAAGCCATTATTCTGAAAAACTCTTTCAAATTGGAGTTTATAATAAAGAAGTCATGAACAAAATGACGATTTCCGAACTGCGAAAGGAATACGCATATTTCTTCCGGAGTATTGCAAATCACAAAAAATATCCTTATACAAGATAA
- a CDS encoding MarR family winged helix-turn-helix transcriptional regulator: MMRLSFNEEEVERAMNLYRVFARAFKSVSEHSIRDSKEHGFNPTEFAVLELLYTRGPQKLQQIGSRLLLVSGNVTYVIDKLERNGFLVREQDPKDKRSVYAHLTDKGNEYLDKIYPIHALRIARAFSGLSPDEQDQLIVLLKKAGIHSQHLLFR, from the coding sequence ATGATGAGATTATCGTTTAACGAAGAAGAAGTTGAGCGTGCGATGAATTTGTACAGAGTTTTTGCAAGGGCTTTCAAAAGTGTGTCTGAACATAGTATCCGTGACAGCAAAGAGCACGGCTTTAATCCGACTGAGTTTGCTGTACTGGAGCTCCTGTACACAAGAGGCCCGCAAAAATTACAGCAAATTGGGTCGAGACTTCTGCTTGTGAGCGGAAACGTCACATATGTCATTGACAAATTAGAAAGAAACGGGTTTTTAGTAAGGGAGCAAGACCCGAAAGATAAACGCTCCGTTTACGCGCATTTAACTGACAAGGGAAATGAGTATTTGGATAAAATTTATCCGATTCATGCACTGCGTATTGCGAGAGCATTTTCTGGCCTATCTCCTGATGAACAGGACCAGCTGATCGTCCTCCTGAAGAAAGCAGGCATTCACAGCCAGCACTTGCTGTTTCGTTAA
- a CDS encoding YkoP family protein — protein MKACFLTIWRVVDPIYFFFSRLTLVDKDRKSVFRVRLTKYKGHHVVLSDGTHIRKNDVLVKIHLHNIKLIRELQSIESAVRKGIIIYQKVYQSMPTLLDYINNHKKSEKIKGIIGITMLDKGVERLGFDVVTPANPFYRCFKKITHVPILYLTSKPVSFRHLPNSSYLFISREKLQRTYQKKD, from the coding sequence ATGAAAGCCTGTTTCCTTACCATTTGGAGAGTTGTTGACCCGATTTATTTCTTTTTTTCAAGGCTGACCTTGGTTGACAAAGATCGTAAAAGCGTCTTTCGAGTCAGGCTGACGAAGTACAAAGGGCATCATGTCGTGCTGAGCGACGGAACACATATAAGAAAAAATGATGTGCTCGTTAAAATCCATCTGCACAATATTAAGCTGATACGGGAGCTGCAAAGCATTGAAAGCGCAGTCAGAAAGGGGATCATTATCTATCAAAAAGTATATCAATCGATGCCGACACTTTTGGATTACATCAATAATCATAAAAAAAGCGAGAAAATCAAAGGAATCATTGGAATTACAATGCTTGACAAAGGAGTGGAAAGGCTCGGCTTCGATGTGGTCACTCCCGCCAATCCTTTTTACAGATGCTTTAAAAAGATTACTCATGTGCCGATTTTATATTTAACGTCAAAGCCAGTGAGCTTTAGGCATTTACCGAATTCATCCTATTTGTTTATTTCAAGAGAAAAGCTTCAAAGAACCTATCAAAAAAAAGACTGA
- a CDS encoding metallophosphoesterase: MFTILLSLAILACAPFIYKANRNTKDVKVNTISIDQKDGLPARKKLNILHLSDLHLENISVSPEELYHLTKNQPVDIIALTGDFLDRKRNIPKLAGYLNALQKLKPAYGMYAVFGNHDYVLKEKDFQRLKRVLEENGCITLQNEHVRIETAAGPVNIIGIDDYSTNRSNITGSYQNLENGYHLVLTHDPNIILDMKDVHYDYLLSGHFHGGQIHWPKPYHLVKMGKLVRMNMIKGLHYHHDKPFYISEGLGQTGVNIRVGSRPEVTFHQI, encoded by the coding sequence TTGTTTACAATCTTACTTTCATTGGCCATACTCGCATGTGCGCCATTTATATATAAAGCGAACCGCAATACAAAAGATGTAAAGGTCAACACCATTTCAATCGATCAAAAAGACGGCCTTCCAGCCAGAAAAAAATTAAATATCCTTCATTTATCAGATCTTCACTTAGAAAACATTTCTGTTTCACCTGAAGAGCTGTATCATTTGACAAAAAATCAGCCTGTGGACATCATTGCGCTTACCGGGGATTTTCTAGATCGAAAACGTAATATTCCGAAGCTGGCAGGCTACTTAAACGCGTTGCAAAAACTGAAGCCTGCATATGGAATGTACGCGGTGTTTGGCAATCACGATTATGTATTAAAAGAAAAGGACTTTCAGAGATTGAAACGTGTTTTAGAGGAAAACGGCTGTATCACACTGCAAAACGAACATGTTCGTATCGAAACGGCTGCAGGGCCTGTCAATATTATCGGTATTGATGATTACAGCACCAACCGCAGTAATATTACCGGCTCTTATCAAAATCTAGAAAACGGCTACCATCTTGTATTAACACATGACCCAAACATTATTCTGGATATGAAGGATGTTCATTATGATTACTTGCTTTCAGGCCATTTTCACGGCGGACAAATTCACTGGCCTAAACCGTATCATTTGGTGAAAATGGGCAAGCTCGTCCGCATGAACATGATTAAGGGGCTTCATTATCACCACGATAAGCCGTTTTATATCAGCGAAGGGTTGGGACAAACCGGTGTAAATATCCGTGTCGGAAGCCGCCCTGAAGTGACATTTCATCAGATATAA
- a CDS encoding DUF6044 family protein encodes MLQLMRQHKKETYYLWIALFLLLLYVSPLYILKEDAHIRVHDNLDSNIAWYKVLADSGEIVGKVDAAIPQIINGLPRDAFGTEWSGIVWLHAFFSSMTAYAISQTITRFVAFFGMYVLLKKHVVPEPKAAFIRIGVSLAFALTPFWPSGMLSTLGYPLALWAFLNIRKGDISWREWLTLGLLPLYSSFVLGFFFFLAGMACFWLYDAITKRRWNLIFLGSIAFMTSIYLFVEYRLVYSMLFEHAPMHRIEFISSRHDIWHSLRLSVKNFVYGHNHVMTVHTVVILPILLLVFAAVLFKRNRTRPENVYLFLCVLNYGLSLWYALWFNKIWAVPKQKFAFLAEFNFARFHFLRPLVIYVSFALALYLIWRMGRGWKWFVHAAVAAQLMVLAPFNEEYTYGVHYNAPTFREFYASEQFKEIKEYIGRPQDSYRVASIGLHPSIAQYNGFYTLDTYNNLYPLSYKYEFRKIIEKELEKNARLKQYFDEWGSRCYLFVDELGKRYDFKKNSKKTINNLQLNTNVFKKMGGRYIFSSVPIMNADQNHLALVKTFDHKDSAWRIYLYETR; translated from the coding sequence ATGTTACAATTGATGAGACAACACAAAAAAGAAACATATTATCTCTGGATCGCATTATTTCTCCTTTTGCTGTATGTATCCCCGCTTTATATTTTAAAAGAAGATGCACATATTCGCGTCCACGATAATTTAGATTCCAATATCGCTTGGTACAAGGTTCTGGCAGACAGCGGAGAAATTGTCGGCAAGGTTGACGCGGCCATTCCGCAAATCATTAATGGGCTGCCGCGGGATGCCTTTGGCACTGAGTGGAGCGGAATTGTTTGGCTGCACGCTTTCTTTTCTTCCATGACCGCCTATGCCATAAGCCAGACGATTACAAGGTTTGTCGCTTTTTTTGGAATGTATGTGCTGCTGAAGAAACATGTTGTTCCGGAGCCGAAAGCGGCTTTCATCCGAATTGGCGTATCTCTGGCATTTGCCTTAACACCTTTCTGGCCTTCGGGAATGCTGAGTACGCTTGGATATCCTTTGGCATTGTGGGCTTTTTTGAATATCAGAAAAGGGGATATCTCATGGAGAGAGTGGCTGACGCTCGGTTTGCTTCCTTTATATTCAAGCTTTGTCTTAGGCTTTTTCTTTTTCTTGGCGGGAATGGCGTGCTTTTGGCTGTATGATGCCATCACAAAAAGAAGATGGAACTTGATTTTTTTAGGCAGTATTGCATTCATGACGAGTATTTATCTTTTCGTTGAATATCGGCTTGTCTATTCGATGCTGTTTGAGCACGCACCGATGCATCGGATAGAATTTATCTCGTCCAGGCATGACATTTGGCATTCACTTCGGTTATCCGTAAAAAACTTTGTCTATGGCCATAATCATGTGATGACCGTTCATACCGTAGTCATCCTCCCGATTCTGCTGCTCGTATTTGCAGCTGTGCTGTTTAAGCGAAATCGGACAAGGCCGGAAAATGTTTATCTGTTTTTATGTGTGCTTAATTACGGACTGTCATTATGGTATGCGCTTTGGTTCAACAAAATATGGGCGGTTCCAAAGCAGAAATTTGCCTTTTTAGCTGAATTTAATTTTGCCCGTTTTCATTTTCTGCGGCCGCTTGTCATTTACGTGAGCTTTGCGCTTGCTTTATATCTCATCTGGCGGATGGGGAGAGGGTGGAAGTGGTTTGTACACGCCGCAGTCGCTGCTCAGCTGATGGTGTTGGCGCCTTTTAATGAAGAATATACGTACGGCGTCCACTACAATGCGCCGACATTCCGGGAGTTTTATGCATCCGAGCAATTTAAAGAGATTAAGGAATATATCGGGCGTCCGCAAGATTCATACAGGGTGGCGAGCATCGGACTGCATCCGTCGATCGCCCAATATAACGGGTTTTACACGTTAGATACGTATAACAATCTGTACCCGCTCTCTTATAAATATGAATTTAGGAAAATCATCGAAAAAGAGCTGGAAAAAAACGCTCGGCTCAAACAATACTTTGACGAATGGGGAAGCCGCTGCTACCTTTTCGTCGATGAACTCGGTAAACGATATGATTTCAAAAAGAACTCGAAGAAAACGATTAACAACCTTCAATTGAATACAAATGTATTTAAAAAAATGGGCGGTCGCTATATTTTCTCATCAGTTCCGATTATGAATGCTGATCAAAACCATCTCGCGCTCGTTAAGACGTTTGACCATAAAGATTCCGCCTGGCGCATTTATTTATATGAAACAAGATAA
- a CDS encoding glycosyltransferase family 2 protein yields MKQTHPVLTIVVPCFNEEEVFQETSRQLTEVVDDLIEEKLISEDSKILFVDDGSKDRTWALIAMESIRNKKITGLKLACNVGHQKALLAGLHKAKNRSDCVISIDADLQDDISVIRDFMLKYHEGCEIVYGVRRSRKTDTFFKRTTALGFYRLMNKLGIKLIYNHADFRLMNKRSLEELTRYPEANLFLRGIVPMIGFKSAEVLYDRKERFAGKTKYPLKKMLSFAFNGITSFSVAPIRFFTFLGFVLFFLSAVAGIGAFIQKLLGHTNAGWASLIISIWFLGGLQLMGIGIIGEYIGTIFSEVKRRPKYAIDIDLYNEPLSPLQRQEKERLDKKYS; encoded by the coding sequence TTGAAACAGACACATCCAGTATTAACCATCGTCGTTCCGTGTTTCAATGAAGAGGAAGTGTTTCAAGAGACCAGCCGTCAGCTGACAGAGGTTGTAGATGATTTAATTGAAGAAAAATTAATCTCTGAAGACAGTAAAATTCTGTTTGTCGATGATGGCAGCAAAGACCGCACCTGGGCTTTGATTGCTATGGAGAGCATAAGAAACAAGAAGATAACAGGCTTAAAATTAGCCTGTAATGTCGGACACCAAAAAGCGCTTTTAGCCGGACTGCATAAAGCGAAAAACAGATCAGACTGCGTCATTTCCATAGATGCTGATCTTCAGGATGATATCTCTGTGATCCGGGATTTTATGCTGAAATATCATGAGGGCTGCGAGATTGTTTACGGTGTGCGCCGCAGCAGAAAAACGGATACCTTTTTTAAGCGCACGACCGCTTTAGGGTTTTATCGTCTCATGAATAAGCTTGGAATAAAATTAATTTATAACCATGCTGATTTTCGTTTAATGAATAAAAGATCGCTTGAAGAGCTCACGCGCTATCCGGAAGCGAATTTGTTTTTAAGAGGCATCGTTCCCATGATCGGCTTTAAATCAGCCGAAGTCTTGTATGACCGCAAGGAACGCTTTGCCGGTAAAACGAAATATCCGCTGAAAAAAATGCTATCATTTGCTTTTAACGGGATTACATCATTCAGTGTCGCGCCGATTCGCTTCTTTACGTTTTTAGGTTTTGTTTTATTTTTCCTCAGCGCTGTGGCGGGAATTGGCGCGTTTATTCAAAAGCTTCTCGGTCATACAAATGCAGGCTGGGCGTCGCTCATCATTTCCATTTGGTTTTTGGGCGGGCTGCAATTAATGGGAATCGGGATTATCGGAGAGTATATCGGGACGATTTTTTCAGAAGTGAAAAGACGCCCGAAATATGCGATTGATATCGATTTGTATAATGAGCCGCTGAGTCCGCTGCAGCGTCAGGAAAAAGAGCGGTTAGATAAAAAATACAGTTAA
- a CDS encoding IS1182 family transposase gives MFHTRNSSQNTAEFVLLDQLVEEDHLLRKIDKYIDFSFIIEKVKPYYSENKGRPSLDPLILFKMMFIGYLYGIRSERQLEKEIYYNMAYRWFLGLNINDPVPHHSTISWNRRTRFKDTTIFQDIFDEIVLQAINHDMVGGRVLFTDSTHLKANANKHKYTRKTIAQDTQNYIKDLNEAIQEDREEHGKKPLTAKEEVKAEKEIRHSTTDPESGYLYRENKPEGFFYLDHRTTDMKYNIITDAYVTPGNVHDSVPYLDRLDHQIARFGFQVEAVALDSGYLTTPICKGLADRHIFGVIAHRRYHPTRGLFPKWKFHYDSEKDSYICPNQQTLTYSTTDRKGYRSYKSNPEICSSCRLLGNCTKSKNRQKVITRHVWEDHKEKVRQNRLSVSGKNLYKKRKEKIERSFADSKQLHGLRYCRLRGKRNVSEQVLLTAACQNMKKIATYLAKQG, from the coding sequence ATGTTCCACACAAGAAATTCTTCTCAAAACACAGCCGAATTTGTTCTGCTTGACCAACTGGTCGAAGAGGATCATCTGCTTCGAAAAATTGATAAATACATAGACTTCTCTTTTATCATTGAAAAGGTTAAGCCTTACTACAGCGAAAACAAAGGCCGCCCCTCACTTGATCCACTAATTTTATTCAAAATGATGTTTATCGGCTACCTCTACGGTATCCGTTCAGAAAGGCAGCTCGAAAAAGAAATTTACTACAATATGGCGTACAGATGGTTTTTGGGACTGAATATCAATGACCCAGTTCCGCACCACTCGACCATCAGCTGGAACAGACGCACACGCTTTAAAGATACAACCATCTTCCAAGACATTTTTGATGAGATCGTTCTTCAGGCCATCAATCATGACATGGTGGGCGGACGTGTCCTATTCACTGATTCCACTCATCTGAAAGCCAATGCCAACAAGCATAAATACACAAGAAAAACAATAGCGCAGGATACACAAAACTATATCAAGGATTTAAATGAAGCCATACAAGAGGATCGGGAGGAACACGGAAAAAAGCCATTAACAGCCAAAGAGGAGGTGAAAGCTGAAAAAGAGATCCGCCACAGTACAACCGATCCGGAAAGTGGCTATCTGTATCGCGAAAACAAACCAGAAGGTTTTTTCTATTTAGATCACCGCACAACAGATATGAAATACAACATTATCACCGATGCCTATGTCACACCCGGAAATGTCCATGATTCTGTGCCCTATCTTGACCGATTGGATCACCAAATCGCACGATTTGGTTTTCAAGTAGAAGCCGTCGCCCTTGATTCTGGTTATTTAACGACTCCCATCTGTAAAGGATTAGCTGACCGCCATATTTTTGGCGTTATTGCCCATAGACGATATCACCCTACCAGAGGCTTGTTTCCAAAATGGAAGTTTCATTATGACAGTGAGAAAGACAGTTACATTTGCCCGAACCAGCAAACACTTACATACTCAACAACTGACCGAAAAGGCTACCGGTCATATAAATCAAATCCTGAAATATGTTCCTCATGCCGGCTGCTTGGGAACTGTACAAAATCAAAGAATCGGCAGAAAGTGATTACTCGGCATGTATGGGAAGATCATAAAGAAAAGGTCAGACAAAATCGCTTGTCTGTTTCAGGAAAAAACCTCTACAAAAAAAGAAAAGAAAAAATAGAGCGAAGCTTTGCAGATTCAAAACAGCTGCACGGGCTTCGCTATTGCAGGTTGAGGGGGAAACGAAATGTGAGTGAACAAGTTCTTCTCACAGCCGCATGCCAGAACATGAAGAAGATTGCCACATACCTAGCCAAGCAAGGCTAG
- a CDS encoding DNA ligase D, whose amino-acid sequence MAFTMQPVLTSSPPKGADWRYEVKYDGYRCVLRIHSAGVTLTSRNGLELNSTFPEITQFAKSAFQHMEKDLPLTLDGEIVCLVNPCRADFEHLQVRGRLKKPDKIQESANARPCCFLAFDLLERSGVDVSSLSYLERKQSLYDFMSAAKLPASPDPYARETIQYIPCYDHFDSLWEMVTKYDGEGIVAKKTTSKWLKKKRSPDWLKYKNFKHAYVCITGFNPNNGFLTVSVLKNGVMTPIASVSHGMRDEEKSAIREIMEQHGYQTPSGEFTLEPSICATVQYLTILQGTLREVSFVGFEFHMDWTECTYAQVMRRSKPVHPKLQFTSLDKIIFEKNKKTKEDFIQYVIEASDYLFPFLNNRAVTVIRYPHGSGSESFFQKNKPDYAPDFVQSFCDGSHEHIICEDMSTLLWLANQLSLEFHVPFQTIKSRRPAEIVIDLDPPSRDDFLMAVQAANELKRLFDSFGITSYPKLSGNKGIQLYIPLSPEAFTYEETRQFTQLIAEYCTNAFPELFTTERLIKNRHGKLYLDYLQHAEGKTIICPYSTRGNELGTVAAPLYWHEVQSSLTPAMFTIDTVIDRIKKQGCPFFDFYRNPQDEPLSAILHQLKKKS is encoded by the coding sequence ATGGCGTTTACCATGCAGCCCGTCCTTACTTCGTCACCGCCAAAAGGAGCAGACTGGCGTTATGAAGTAAAATATGACGGGTACCGCTGTGTTCTCCGTATCCATTCAGCGGGTGTGACTTTAACTAGCAGAAATGGTTTGGAGCTTAACAGCACCTTCCCTGAAATCACGCAATTCGCCAAGTCAGCCTTTCAGCATATGGAAAAGGATCTTCCGCTGACGCTCGATGGGGAAATCGTATGTTTGGTGAATCCTTGCCGTGCAGATTTTGAACACCTTCAAGTGCGGGGGCGTTTGAAAAAACCGGACAAGATTCAGGAATCGGCAAACGCGCGTCCGTGCTGCTTTCTCGCCTTTGATCTTTTAGAGCGAAGCGGAGTGGATGTATCGTCTCTTTCGTATCTGGAACGGAAACAATCGCTGTACGATTTCATGTCTGCTGCAAAGCTTCCTGCGTCTCCAGACCCTTACGCTAGGGAAACCATTCAGTATATCCCCTGCTATGATCATTTTGATTCCCTTTGGGAGATGGTCACAAAATATGACGGAGAAGGAATTGTAGCAAAGAAAACAACCAGCAAATGGCTTAAAAAGAAGCGGTCGCCCGATTGGCTCAAATATAAAAATTTTAAACATGCTTATGTTTGTATAACAGGATTCAACCCCAACAATGGATTTTTGACAGTGTCTGTGTTAAAAAACGGTGTTATGACACCGATTGCCTCTGTCTCGCACGGAATGCGCGATGAGGAAAAAAGCGCTATACGCGAAATTATGGAACAGCACGGATATCAAACACCTTCAGGCGAATTTACGCTTGAACCATCAATTTGTGCAACCGTTCAATACTTAACGATTCTCCAAGGCACATTAAGAGAGGTATCATTTGTCGGTTTCGAGTTCCATATGGACTGGACCGAATGCACATATGCGCAAGTCATGCGCCGCTCAAAACCAGTCCATCCGAAGCTGCAATTCACAAGCCTGGATAAAATCATATTTGAAAAGAATAAAAAAACAAAAGAAGATTTTATTCAGTACGTGATTGAAGCCAGTGACTACTTGTTCCCATTTCTGAATAACCGTGCTGTCACCGTCATCCGCTATCCGCATGGATCAGGGAGCGAATCGTTTTTCCAAAAAAATAAGCCGGACTATGCGCCGGATTTTGTTCAATCTTTCTGTGATGGAAGCCATGAACATATTATCTGCGAAGATATGTCTACACTATTATGGCTTGCCAATCAGCTTTCTTTGGAGTTTCATGTTCCTTTTCAAACCATTAAAAGCAGACGCCCGGCTGAGATTGTCATTGATTTGGACCCGCCTTCCCGAGATGATTTTCTCATGGCCGTGCAGGCCGCAAATGAACTGAAGCGGCTGTTTGACTCTTTTGGCATCACGTCATATCCGAAGCTGTCCGGCAACAAGGGCATCCAGCTTTATATTCCCTTGTCCCCTGAGGCATTTACGTATGAAGAAACACGCCAATTTACACAGCTGATCGCAGAATACTGCACCAATGCATTTCCAGAGCTCTTTACCACAGAACGTTTGATTAAAAACAGGCACGGCAAGTTGTATCTCGATTATTTGCAGCATGCAGAAGGAAAAACGATTATCTGCCCCTATTCAACAAGAGGAAACGAGCTTGGCACTGTCGCAGCACCGCTCTATTGGCACGAGGTACAATCATCCTTAACACCCGCTATGTTTACGATCGATACCGTAATCGACCGGATTAAGAAGCAGGGCTGCCCTTTTTTTGATTTTTACCGCAACCCGCAAGACGAACCTCTTAGCGCCATTTTACATCAATTAAAGAAAAAGAGCTGA